The sequence below is a genomic window from Armatimonadota bacterium.
TCGCCGTTCGGCGTAAAGACAAAAACCTGCTCGGCAAAAAGATCGGTCGACAGCGATCGCAGAAAGTCCGACGACGTCCGTGCGTCCGACGACCAATCAAAAAGCTGTTGCCGCAGGTTCGAGAAGTTCCCAATCTCCTTCTCCGAGCCCTTCCCTTCCTTGTACGTCCAGTGCGCCGCCACACCAAACTCGGCGACCTCGTGCATCTGCCGCGTGCGAATCTGAATCTCAAGCGGCTGTCCACCCGGCCCAAGCACCTTCGTATGCAGGCTTTGGTACCCGTTCGACTTTGGCTTGGCGATGTAGTCGTAAAACAACGCCATCAGCGGCACAAACATCTCGTGGACCAAGCCGAGCACCACGTAGCACTCGGAAACGTCTTCGACGATGATACGCAGGGCCAGCAGATCGTAAATTTCCTCGAAAGGGATTCCCTGCTTCACCATCTTGTTGTAAATCGAATACAGATGCTTCGGACGCCCCCGGATATCGACGATCTTCACACCCCGCGCCTGAACCCGCTCCTTGATCGCCAAAATGACCTCGGAGATTTCCGTTTCTCGCGCGTCCCGCGTGCTCGCCACCCGCTCTTGCACCGACTGGTACTCCCGCGGATGCAGATACTTGAAGCTCAAATCCTCCAGTTGCCACTTGATCTGCCAAATACCTAATCGAGCCGCCAGCGGCGCATACACATCCAGCGTCTCCGAAGCGATCCGCAACTGCTTCTCGGTCGGCATATGGTGGAGGGTCTGCATGTTGTGCAGGCGATCAGCTAGCTTGATGACCATGACCCGATAGTCGTTGGCCATCGCCAACAGCATCTTTCGCAAGGTCTCCGCTGTCCGGTTCGTCTCTGCCGCCTTCTTCTGCCGCGACGTTAGGTTCTCTTGCTGTTGAAGCTTCAGCTTTGTGACGCCATCGATTAGCTCGGCCACATCCTTGCCGAAGTACCCCTCGATCTCCTCCAGCCCAATGTCGCCGTCCTCGACCACGTCGTGCAGAAGGGCGGCGATGATCGTCTCATCGTCCATCTGCAGGTCGGACAGAATGCGCGACACCGCCAGCGGGTGCATGATGTAAGGCTCGCCCGACTGCCGGACCTGACCGGCATGCTCCTTCTCGGCGATGTAATACGCGAAGCGAATCCGCTTCACGTCCGCCTTGGGCCGAATCTCGCGCAGGTGAACTACAAACTGGTGAAAGTCTTCTGGATCTTCCCAGTCGCCGGGTAGTTCGTAATGTTTGGCGGGCATTGGCGGAACCCTTATTATAGTTCCTACTCTTAAACCGGGTGGGCGGTCGCGAGGTATTTCCTCACTTCGTCAGCCTGCTCGGGCGTATCCACCGACACCACCGAACCGCGCCCCTCGACCATCCGAATCCCGACCCCATTCTCAAGGAACCGAAGCTGTTCCAGACTTTCGCTGATCTCCAGCGGCGTCTGGGTCCAAGACGGATACTCCATCAGCACCGACCGCCGATAGGCATAGATGCCGATGTGCTTCTTCAAAGGGCCAACTCGTGCGTTGCGCGGAAAAGGAATCGCGTGCCGACTGAAGTACAGCGCGTTGCCGCGCAGGTCGGTCACGACCTTCACCACCGCCGGATTTTCTTCCTCGCTGGGCGGGCATTCCGCGTACACGCTCGCCATCATCACTGAGGCATCAGAAAACGGCTCGGCGATGGCCCGCACCGTCGACATGTCGATCAGCGGCTCGTCGCCCTGCACGTTGATGTAAACGTCCGCCACCACCGACTCGGCCACTTCCGCAATGCGGTCGGTCCCTGTCGGATGGCTCATCTTGGTCAGAATCGCCGGAGCGCCAAAGCCCTTGCAAGCCTCCACGATCTCTGCGTCGGGCGTCGCCACCAGCACCTGGTCCGTCACGCCCGCCGCCACCGATCGCTCATACACCCACTGGATCATCGGCTTACCGCACAGGTCCACCAGCGGCTTACCTGGAAAGCGAGTGCTGCCCATCCGGGCGGGAATCACGATGGCGAGCGAGTTCATATCGAGCTAGTCTTCGTCGCGGTAGTGACGTCCTTCAAAATGCCAAGCGCCTGCACAACCTTGTCGTACCCAATAGTAATCGTGACCTGATACCGCTTCTTCGGACCCGGAATCCGCGAAATCACGAGTTCGTCATGGCCAAAGAACGTGTACCAATAATCCACGCCGTTCAGCGACGTACCCGTAAAGTGGTCGATGCCGTTCGCATCCTTCACTAACTCCAGCACCTGAGCAAATTCATCCGCCTCGATCGATTCATACTGGTGCATCGCCAAAACGATCTGGTCTTCATGCAGGATGATTCCAAACCCCTCTGTCGTCGTCTCCCAACCTTTCGACACAAAATCCGTCGACAAGCCAGGAATGGTTTCCTCTAAAGGAAAGCCTCGGCTGGGACGCGGGAAGATTGAAAACGCCCGATCTTCGTTCTCTCCCAAAGCGATCCATCGCCGCCCATTCGGCAGTTTGGCTGGACTCGGGTTCACGTACTCAGGAATCTGCGAACTCAAAGCCTTATTGACGACCGGCGTGCTTTCGGGCGCGTCCATCGCCGAGCATCCCCCCAAAAGGAGCCCACAGACGATCCAAAGCCGCCGATCCATAGTTACGAAGCCTCGATACTCTTAATCTGGTACCGAGCGACGCCGCCCGGCGTGGTCACTTCGATGGAGTCGCCTATCGCACGCCCGACGATGCTCTCGCCCATCGGTGAGCTAATCGAAACCATTCCGTTTGCCGGGTCGGCCTCAAAAGCGCCGACCAAAATCACGTCCATATCTTCGTCGAACTCCTCGTCGTATAGAACCACTTTCGAGCCCAAGTGCGCCACATCGCCCTGCTCTTCTGGTCGCTCGACGATTCGCGCACTGCGAAGCGCCTTTTCCAACTCGCTGATACGGTGTTCGAGTCGGGTCTGGTTCAGCTTGGCCTCATGGTAGGCCGCATTTTCTCGAAGGTCGCCATGAGACTTGGCCTCGCGGATCGCTTCAGCGACCGCCATACGAACCGGTCCCTGAAGCTCGTCGAGCTCTTTCTTGAGTTTCTCATAGCCTTCCTTGGTAAGTTGGATTCCGTTTGCCATGAATCTGCTATTGTAGCATCGTTAACCTAAATGCCGCCAATAATCACCGTCGTCGTTGTTAGCTTCAATACGAAGGACCAGCTCCGAAAGTGCCTTGCCGCCCTCGATTCGGCTCGGCACCAGGTGATCGTCGTCGACAACGCGTCCCACGACGGCTCCCCCGACATGGTCGAGCAAGAGTTCCCTACCGTCGAACTGATCCGTTCTCCAGAGAATCTTGGCTTCGGCCGCGCCAACAATCTCGGCGTCGATCACGCAAAGGGCGACCTTGTTCTCTTCCTCAATTCCGATGCTTACGCCCAGGGCGATGCCATCGACATCCTTGCCCTAGCCTTCGACGACAAAAAGGTCGTCGCCGCCGGAGGACGCCTTCTCAATCCCGACGGCTCCCTCCAAGAGTCTATCGCCGGTCCCCTCACGCTCTGGAACGTCTTTCTCGAACAAACCTTCCTCGACGCACTTGCTCGACGCGCTGGGCGCGGCTATTGGAGAACTCGCCAGCTTCCCGCCGACCGCATTTCGACCGTCGATCAAGTCATGGGCGCCTGCCTCATGATCCGCAAAAGCTGTCAGGAAAGGTTCGACGAGCGTTTTTTCCTCTACTGCGAAGACACCGAACTCTGTGAGCGCCTCAAGCGTCATGGACAGATCGTCTACATCCCCACCGCCGAATTCATCCACGAGCTCGGCTCGTCGAGCGCCAAGAACCGATGGCTGTCCGTCGCCCGCTACAACGCGGGAAAAGAGCTGTTCTTCGAAATCCATCGCGGCAAAGCCACGTCGATCATCTGCTGGCTCCTCAATCGCAAAGGCGCGTTCCTCCGCCTCATCGCCGGAACCCTAACCGCATTCACAGCAGGAGGAAGACAGAAAGCTGCCATCTTCTGGCGGGTCCTCTTCGCCCGCCGCGATCAGGTCAATCCTGTTCGTAAGCCGCAATAACGTCGCTCGGCGTCCCGATCATCCGCACCACGCCGCCGTCCAACCAAACGCACCGGTCCGCAAACTGTCGCACCGTTTCTAACTGGTGCGACACCAACAGAATCGTTCCGCCCTGGTCGCGAAACTCGCTCACCCGCTTCAAACACTTCTGCTCGAACTGACGGTCACCTACCGCCAAAACCTCGTCCACAATCAAAATGTCCGCGTCCACATGGGTCACGATAGAAAAGCCCAACCGCGCCATCATGCCGCTCGAATACGTCCGCGCCGGAGCCTCGACCGCGTCGCCCAGTTCGCTGAACTCGATGATGCTCGGCAACCTCTTCCGAATTTCGTCCCGACTCAGGCCAAGAATGACTCCGTTAAAGTAGACGTTCTCGATGCCCGTCAAATCCGGGTGGAACCCCGCGCCAAGCTCCAAGAGCGGAGCCACGCGTCCATGAACCTCCATCGTCCCCGAGGTCGCTTTGTAAATCTTCGCGAGCAAAGAAAGGAGCGTGCTCTTCCCAGCTCCGTTCTTGCCGATGATCGCCAGACATTCCCCTTTCCGAACGTCGATCGAGACCCCCTTCAGCACGTTCAGCTTCACGATGTTTCGCTTCTTCCAAAACACCAGCAGGCTCTTCAGCGACGCGATCCCGGCATGGCTCACCGTGAACTCCTTGTGCAGGTCCGATATTCGAATCGCGATCTCTTGCGTCATGGTCGCTCCACAAACTTCCACTTTAGCCGGTTGAACAGCCAATAGCCGAACACCAGAACCACAAAGGACACAACCCCGCTCACCAGCAGGTACTTCCAAACCAGTTCCATCGGCAACGGCTTGGCCGTATCGCCATGCACCGTCACGTCCGTTTTCGCCAGCAAAATCCGCCGGTAGCCGTGCGAAAGCGCCGCCAAAGGATTCAGGTTATAAAGCTTATATAGAAGCCAGTTGGACTGCAAATTCAGGTGGTTATTCGCCACCATCTCTTCAAAGTAGATGATCGGACACAGGTAGAACATCACCTGCATCACCACGTTCACGATGTATTTCACGTCCTCAAAGAACGTGTTCAATGCGCTGATGATCAGCGATGCCCCCGTCGCCAGCATGAGCGAGAACAGCAACAAGACAGGCAAGTAAAGGATGGTCAGATGGAACGGCCAAACCCGCGGATCGCGGATGTAGACGATCAGCATGTACCCAAAGAAGATCAAAAGCCCGATCAGCAGGTGGATGAAGTTCGAAATGACCGTCGCCAGCGGCAGAATCTCGCGGGGGAAGTAAATCTTCTTAATCAGCGGCACCTGCACCAAGATCGACTGCGCCGCATCCAGCACGCTGTACTGAAAGAACATGAAAGGCAAGTAAGCCGACAGCATGTACGCCGTGTAGTTCGGAATCTTGATTTCCATAAAGGTGCCGAACACCAGGCTCATGATCAAGACCTGAAAAATCGGATTGAGGAA
It includes:
- a CDS encoding RelA/SpoT family protein, with amino-acid sequence MPAKHYELPGDWEDPEDFHQFVVHLREIRPKADVKRIRFAYYIAEKEHAGQVRQSGEPYIMHPLAVSRILSDLQMDDETIIAALLHDVVEDGDIGLEEIEGYFGKDVAELIDGVTKLKLQQQENLTSRQKKAAETNRTAETLRKMLLAMANDYRVMVIKLADRLHNMQTLHHMPTEKQLRIASETLDVYAPLAARLGIWQIKWQLEDLSFKYLHPREYQSVQERVASTRDARETEISEVILAIKERVQARGVKIVDIRGRPKHLYSIYNKMVKQGIPFEEIYDLLALRIIVEDVSECYVVLGLVHEMFVPLMALFYDYIAKPKSNGYQSLHTKVLGPGGQPLEIQIRTRQMHEVAEFGVAAHWTYKEGKGSEKEIGNFSNLRQQLFDWSSDARTSSDFLRSLSTDLFAEQVFVFTPNGDVLDLPLGSTPIDFAFRVHTQLGMKMVGAKINGVISPLSTKLQNGDVIEVVTRSNASPSWDWLEHVKSAHARSKIKAHFRKLSREQDAIKGKDALEKELRTLGLDPKHYLGEDRVDKLSHEFDGVENGQDLLAKVGSGLVSVQRVISKLRGSQPEQQSGQKIEVTKTREGKLQLTSEGFKGILLNRAKCCAPIPGDEIVGYVTRGRGIMIHRRICPHALDFAQNEPERLISFNWPADEKSVYSVTIKMVCVNRQGLLMEVSTIFGESKTNVSAASVKTSGNNTAEIIATLDVHDTQHLAAIMTKISNFSDVLTILRLDGRGH
- a CDS encoding ATP-binding cassette domain-containing protein, with translation MTQEIAIRISDLHKEFTVSHAGIASLKSLLVFWKKRNIVKLNVLKGVSIDVRKGECLAIIGKNGAGKSTLLSLLAKIYKATSGTMEVHGRVAPLLELGAGFHPDLTGIENVYFNGVILGLSRDEIRKRLPSIIEFSELGDAVEAPARTYSSGMMARLGFSIVTHVDADILIVDEVLAVGDRQFEQKCLKRVSEFRDQGGTILLVSHQLETVRQFADRCVWLDGGVVRMIGTPSDVIAAYEQD
- the greA gene encoding transcription elongation factor GreA, with amino-acid sequence MANGIQLTKEGYEKLKKELDELQGPVRMAVAEAIREAKSHGDLRENAAYHEAKLNQTRLEHRISELEKALRSARIVERPEEQGDVAHLGSKVVLYDEEFDEDMDVILVGAFEADPANGMVSISSPMGESIVGRAIGDSIEVTTPGGVARYQIKSIEAS
- a CDS encoding glycosyltransferase — encoded protein: MPPIITVVVVSFNTKDQLRKCLAALDSARHQVIVVDNASHDGSPDMVEQEFPTVELIRSPENLGFGRANNLGVDHAKGDLVLFLNSDAYAQGDAIDILALAFDDKKVVAAGGRLLNPDGSLQESIAGPLTLWNVFLEQTFLDALARRAGRGYWRTRQLPADRISTVDQVMGACLMIRKSCQERFDERFFLYCEDTELCERLKRHGQIVYIPTAEFIHELGSSSAKNRWLSVARYNAGKELFFEIHRGKATSIICWLLNRKGAFLRLIAGTLTAFTAGGRQKAAIFWRVLFARRDQVNPVRKPQ
- the kdsB gene encoding 3-deoxy-manno-octulosonate cytidylyltransferase, encoding MNSLAIVIPARMGSTRFPGKPLVDLCGKPMIQWVYERSVAAGVTDQVLVATPDAEIVEACKGFGAPAILTKMSHPTGTDRIAEVAESVVADVYINVQGDEPLIDMSTVRAIAEPFSDASVMMASVYAECPPSEEENPAVVKVVTDLRGNALYFSRHAIPFPRNARVGPLKKHIGIYAYRRSVLMEYPSWTQTPLEISESLEQLRFLENGVGIRMVEGRGSVVSVDTPEQADEVRKYLATAHPV